A window of Epinephelus moara isolate mb chromosome 15, YSFRI_EMoa_1.0, whole genome shotgun sequence genomic DNA:
GGCAAAGGTAAAACTGCCTTATTTTTTCCTTATCTCAGTTTTGTGCACAGgtataaaacagaaacacagatgtaGTATGCTTAGTTTTATTCAAGGAGATTTAAGATAATGCAGACAATGGTAGCCAGAACTAATGGAGACAATATTGTCTATGAGATTATTCAACAGGAAACGAATCAGGAGAGGCTTCCTCTCATGTTGTGTTTCTATGTGGTTCTCACGCAGTGATCTGGTACGAGCAGATGGACGCTCTCTTCAGTTCACAGTCAGCGGCTGTCCACCAGCTCTCATCTGCAAAAAGGGTAGGGACAGAATTGTAAAAACACTCGCATAATGTAAAACACATTTCTAGGGTATTTTGTAAGACCATTTTGTAAAAATATGCCTGAGCTGAACATATCTGGTGACTGGTATTTACAGTATTTCTGCAGTTTAAGTCATATTAAATGTTGTATAATTGCACTAAAGAGACAGAATGATATCTGTCTGAACAGCAGTAGTCAGGTTGCCCTTAATGCCAAAGGGCAAAGATTCCTTCATACAAGTTAATATTTTATCTTATCAAACTTTCCTTGACGTGGCCAGACAGTTGTCTGAGCTTCTCTAATGTGTAACCTTTTAATTAATAGGGCACCTATAGGCGTCATTTTAAAGACAATAAATGTGCTATCTCTTTATTTAAAGAAACGTGTCTGCCTGATACAGATGTTTTCcagaaaatatatacataaataatcagttagtgtgtgttaatgtgtctgtGGTGTGTTCTTACCTATCTTGAACATCTCCACACAAACAGGTTTTTCAGTGTGAATGTTGGGGTGACCTGGCATCCAATCGCTGTAACTCCACTCTGACCCATCTACCCATGATGCCTGCTGGTTCTGAGGTGTGCAACaccaacacatacacatatatcaGAAAATATGCACATTTATGCACACATAAACCATTCTATTCAAACTGAGAGTTAGCATATTAACATACTTAAAAAATACTCTGTTGAAAGTTTAAGTCCCGTTTAGAAGtcttatttaagtaaaagtacagaaatattatcagcaaaatatgctttaagtttcaaaagtaaaagtactcaatgAAGAGATTTGCCCTTGTTACTGACGTATATGAGTAAATGGCTAATACTGTTGCATCATTGCGTAAGAAGGTTTTTACATGTGTAGTTTGTGATTGTGGCCTTGTTTTGTGACTGCAAGGAAACAGATgttgcatttcaaaataaaagtttaaaggTCAATGTTTTACCAACGTAAGAATAACACTATCTGTCCTGATGATAACATATCTGATGGCACTCTCCTTGGCCTCCATTTTGTGTAGCAGTACAGGACCAGACTGTTGGCGTCACAGACAGTAAGCACATTCATAGAAATGGTGATGTGAGGTAGTTTTCCAGAACGTTATTCTAAATGTGAGTAGCTGACTGTTGACGAGATGAACTTGCCTCGACCGTCCCTCCCAGCCAGGTCAACACAGGGTTGTTCTCACCACCCTTGGTCACCAGGGAGACCAGGCGGGAATGCAGATCGCTGGTTGTTACAGATGCAAGCTCAGCATTTGGGGCGAGAGCTCTGCATAAGGCCTGGAGACATTGGACATAGAAAAGTGTGAGATTTAATTTGTAGAgccacaaacacagacttttattGTGGGAAGGTCTTTGAGACAAAATAGTATGGGTGACATGAATTCACAACTGAAAAGTTATTATCTTCCTGTCTGTAATTGTAATATGAGATGTAATGTGTCTAACCTGTGCATCTTGGAAGGCCAGTGGTGTGGGGTTGAACTCGTAGCATTTTCCATTGATGACCTCCCCTTTACATGCCAGTGTCTTCGTTTGGAGACCAGGTGTGGAACGTTCTGTTCCCTGTCTAAAGCCCTCTGGGATTGTAATAAAAGGTTCAGTACCCTGTCTGAAACCATCTGGGATAGACCTGAAGGGTTCTGTTCCCTGTCTGAAACCATCTGGGATAGACCTCATGGGTTCTGTTCCCTGTCTGAAACCATCTGGGATAGACCTCATAGGTTCAGTTCCCTGTCTGAAACCATCTGGGATAGACCTGAAGGGTTCTGTTCCCTGTCTGAAACCATCTGGGATAGACCTCATGGGTTCGGTTCCCTGTCTAAAACCATCTGGGATAGACCTCAGGGGTTCAGTTCCCTGTCTGAAACCAGCAGGAACGAACCTCATGGGTTCAGTTCCCTGTCTGAAACCAGCTGGGATAGCCACAATAGGTTCAGCAACTAGCCTAAGGCCATCTGAGGCAGACATCACAGGTTCGGTTCCCTGTCTGAACCCATCTTGTATAGATATCATGGGTTCAGTTCCCTGTCTGAAACCATCTGGGACAAACCTCATGGGTTCAGTTCCTTGTCTGAAACCATCTGGGACAAACCTCATGGGTTCGCTGCCCTGTTCGAAACTATCTGGGATAGACCCCATGGGTTCGGTTCCCTGCCTGAAACCATCTGGGATAGACCTCATGGGTTCTGTTCCCTGCCTGAAACCATCTGGGATAGACCTCATGGGTTCGGTTCCCTGTCTGAAACCATCTGGGAGATAAGGAGCAGAAGGATCCTCCACCCGGACCCAGCCACCACCGTTCTTCTGGGCTGGAACATCAACAGGGACTAGAAGACAGAAGACCATAAGATTATACAAGCTTGTTTAAGTGTAGTGAGGTTCCAGTTAGTACATAAAAGAAGACAAGACAAAGGGTCTATGTCCATGCTAACAAGCTCATGATGACAATACTTGGATGTTTAGCAGTTTTACGATGTTCACTGccttagtttagtgtgttagcacgAAACACCACAGTTATTAGGACTCATTATTTTGGGAACATGAGTGTCATGACAAAATTTATTCCAATCTGTCCAATCATTATTGAGATGTTTCAGTGTGGATCACAGTGGTTGAGTGACCAATCCCTGGAGCTATGAATCTAGTATGACCAAAGTATGTGGTTTTACAGATATCTCTGCCATGTCTTTGTAGTTTCTTGTGGGTAGTGGCAGAAAGTAGTGAAATGTAATTTGAATTTCCATAAAGTGGGACAATTTCACTCTCTGGCTTCCTCAGCCTCATCAGTCAGCCAGTgtcttctctccatctctccaaaTCCCTCTCCCAGAGAAGGAGGGACAAATGCTACAAGACATATTTTACAcatgaagaacaaaaaaaagtttaagtAATTAGTTCTTCATTGGTGTGATTGTATACTGACCCACTCTCCTGTCCATCTCACTGATGTATTCCCGCACCAGGCCGGTGTTGAGGTCAACAAGAAATCTCCTGGAGGGCTCAGTACCTTGTCGGAAGCTGTCAGGAACAGGTTCACCGATGTCAGAGTGTTCAGTGCCCTGTCGAAAGCCATCAGGGAGTTGGTAGGTGGAAGATGTCTCCTGCAAACTTCTGGGGTCTCCAAGTGGGAGAGCCTGGAGGCCTGTGAGGGG
This region includes:
- the LOC126402052 gene encoding proteoglycan 3-like isoform X22 — encoded protein: MTGSDILTGGLLFLRVHHCGLRMFKLVLLFLALSGLQALPLGDPRSLQETSSTYQLPDGFRQGTEHSDIGEPVPDSFRQGTEPSRRFLVDLNTGLVREYISEMDRRVVPVDVPAQKNGGGWVRVEDPSAPYLPDGFRQGTEPMRSIPDGFRQGTEPMRSIPDGFRQGTEPMGSIPDGFRQGTEPFRSIPDGFRQGTEPFITIPEGFRQGTERSTPGLQTKTLACKGEVINGKCYEFNPTPLAFQDAQALCRALAPNAELASVTTSDLHSRLVSLVTKGGENNPVLTWLGGTVENQQASWVDGSEWSYSDWMPGHPNIHTEKPVCVEMFKIDESWWTAADCELKRASICSYQITA
- the LOC126402052 gene encoding uncharacterized protein LOC126402052 isoform X18, with the translated sequence MTGSDILTGGLLFLRVHHCGLRMFKLVLLFLALSGLQALPLGDPRSLQETSSTYQLPDGFRQGTEHSDIGEPVPDSFRQGTEPSRRFLVDLNTGLVREYISEMDRRVVPVDVPAQKNGGGWVRVEDPSAPYLPDGFRQGTEPMRSIPDGFRQGTEPMRSIPDGFRQGTEPMGSIPDSFEQGSEPMRSIPDGFRQGTEPFRSIPDGFRQGTEPFITIPEGFRQGTERSTPGLQTKTLACKGEVINGKCYEFNPTPLAFQDAQALCRALAPNAELASVTTSDLHSRLVSLVTKGGENNPVLTWLGGTVENQQASWVDGSEWSYSDWMPGHPNIHTEKPVCVEMFKIDESWWTAADCELKRASICSYQITA
- the LOC126402052 gene encoding uncharacterized protein LOC126402052 isoform X6 codes for the protein MTGSDILTGGLLFLRVHHCGLRMFKLVLLFLALSGLQALPLGDPRSLQETSSTYQLPDGFRQGTEHSDIGEPVPDSFRQGTEPSRRFLVDLNTGLVREYISEMDRRVVPVDVPAQKNGGGWVRVEDPSAPYLPDGFRQGTEPMRSIPDGFRQGTEPMRSIPDGFRQGTEPMGSIPDSFEQGSEPMRFVPDGFRQGTEPMRFVPDGFRQGTEPMISIQDGFRQGTEPVMSASDGLRLVAEPIVAIPAGFRQGTEPMRFVPAGFRQGTEPLRSIPDGFRQGTEPMRSIPDGFRQGTEPFRSIPDGFRQGTEPFRSIPDGFRQGTEPFITIPEGFRQGTERSTPGLQTKTLACKGEVINGKCYEFNPTPLAFQDAQALCRALAPNAELASVTTSDLHSRLVSLVTKGGENNPVLTWLGGTVENQQASWVDGSEWSYSDWMPGHPNIHTEKPVCVEMFKIDESWWTAADCELKRASICSYQITA
- the LOC126402052 gene encoding uncharacterized protein LOC126402052 isoform X4, coding for MTGSDILTGGLLFLRVHHCGLRMFKLVLLFLALSGLQALPLGDPRSLQETSSTYQLPDGFRQGTEHSDIGEPVPDSFRQGTEPSRRFLVDLNTGLVREYISEMDRRVVPVDVPAQKNGGGWVRVEDPSAPYLPDGFRQGTEPMRSIPDGFRQGTEPMRSIPDGFRQGTEPMGSIPDSFEQGSEPMRFVPDGFRQGTEPMRFVPDGFRQGTEPMISIQDGFRQGTEPVMSASDGLRLVAEPIVAIPAGFRQGTEPMRFVPAGFRQGTEPLRSIPDGFRQGTEPMRSIPDGFRQGTEPFRSIPDGFRQGTEPMRSIPDGFRQGTEPFRSIPDGFRQGTEPFITIPEGFRQGTERSTPGLQTKTLACKGEVINGKCYEFNPTPLAFQDAQALCRALAPNAELASVTTSDLHSRLVSLVTKGGENNPVLTWLGGTVENQQASWVDGSEWSYSDWMPGHPNIHTEKPVCVEMFKIDESWWTAADCELKRASICSYQITA
- the LOC126402052 gene encoding uncharacterized protein LOC126402052 isoform X21; the encoded protein is MTGSDILTGGLLFLRVHHCGLRMFKLVLLFLALSGLQALPLGDPRSLQETSSTYQLPDGFRQGTEHSDIGEPVPDSFRQGTEPSRRFLVDLNTGLVREYISEMDRRVVPVDVPAQKNGGGWVRVEDPSAPYLPDGFRQGTEPMRSIPDGFRQGTEPMRSIPDGFRQGTEPMRSIPDGFRQGTEPMRSIPDGFRQGTEPFRSIPDGFRQGTEPFITIPEGFRQGTERSTPGLQTKTLACKGEVINGKCYEFNPTPLAFQDAQALCRALAPNAELASVTTSDLHSRLVSLVTKGGENNPVLTWLGGTVENQQASWVDGSEWSYSDWMPGHPNIHTEKPVCVEMFKIDESWWTAADCELKRASICSYQITA
- the LOC126402052 gene encoding uncharacterized protein LOC126402052 isoform X20; the encoded protein is MTGSDILTGGLLFLRVHHCGLRMFKLVLLFLALSGLQALPLGDPRSLQETSSTYQLPDGFRQGTEHSDIGEPVPDSFRQGTEPSRRFLVDLNTGLVREYISEMDRRVVPVDVPAQKNGGGWVRVEDPSAPYLPDGFRQGTEPMRSIPDGFRQGTEPMGSIPDGFRQGTEPMRSIPDGFRQGTEPMRSIPDGFRQGTEPFRSIPDGFRQGTEPFITIPEGFRQGTERSTPGLQTKTLACKGEVINGKCYEFNPTPLAFQDAQALCRALAPNAELASVTTSDLHSRLVSLVTKGGENNPVLTWLGGTVENQQASWVDGSEWSYSDWMPGHPNIHTEKPVCVEMFKIDESWWTAADCELKRASICSYQITA
- the LOC126402052 gene encoding uncharacterized protein LOC126402052 isoform X15, whose translation is MTGSDILTGGLLFLRVHHCGLRMFKLVLLFLALSGLQALPLGDPRSLQETSSTYQLPDGFRQGTEHSDIGEPVPDSFRQGTEPSRRFLVDLNTGLVREYISEMDRRVVPVDVPAQKNGGGWVRVEDPSAPYLPDGFRQGTEPMRSIPDGFRQGTEPMRSIPDGFRQGTEPMGSIPDGFRQGTEPMRSIPDGFRQGTEPMRSIPDGFRQGTEPFRSIPDGFRQGTEPFITIPEGFRQGTERSTPGLQTKTLACKGEVINGKCYEFNPTPLAFQDAQALCRALAPNAELASVTTSDLHSRLVSLVTKGGENNPVLTWLGGTVENQQASWVDGSEWSYSDWMPGHPNIHTEKPVCVEMFKIDESWWTAADCELKRASICSYQITA
- the LOC126402052 gene encoding uncharacterized protein LOC126402052 isoform X13; the encoded protein is MTGSDILTGGLLFLRVHHCGLRMFKLVLLFLALSGLQALPLGDPRSLQETSSTYQLPDGFRQGTEHSDIGEPVPDSFRQGTEPSRRFLVDLNTGLVREYISEMDRRVVPVDVPAQKNGGGWVRVEDPSAPYLPDGFRQGTEPMRSIPDGFRQGTEPMRSIPDGFRQGTEPMGSIPDGFRQGTEPFRSIPDGFRQGTEPMRSIPDGFRQGTEPMRSIPDGFRQGTEPFRSIPDGFRQGTEPFITIPEGFRQGTERSTPGLQTKTLACKGEVINGKCYEFNPTPLAFQDAQALCRALAPNAELASVTTSDLHSRLVSLVTKGGENNPVLTWLGGTVENQQASWVDGSEWSYSDWMPGHPNIHTEKPVCVEMFKIDESWWTAADCELKRASICSYQITA
- the LOC126402052 gene encoding uncharacterized protein LOC126402052 isoform X12, whose translation is MTGSDILTGGLLFLRVHHCGLRMFKLVLLFLALSGLQALPLGDPRSLQETSSTYQLPDGFRQGTEHSDIGEPVPDSFRQGTEPSRRFLVDLNTGLVREYISEMDRRVVPVDVPAQKNGGGWVRVEDPSAPYLPDGFRQGTEPMRSIPDGFRQGTEPMRSIPDGFRQGTEPMGSIPDGFRQGTEPMRSIPDGFRQGTEPFRSIPDGFRQGTEPMRSIPDGFRQGTEPMRSIPDGFRQGTEPFRSIPDGFRQGTEPFITIPEGFRQGTERSTPGLQTKTLACKGEVINGKCYEFNPTPLAFQDAQALCRALAPNAELASVTTSDLHSRLVSLVTKGGENNPVLTWLGGTVENQQASWVDGSEWSYSDWMPGHPNIHTEKPVCVEMFKIDESWWTAADCELKRASICSYQITA
- the LOC126402052 gene encoding proteoglycan 3-like isoform X24, translated to MTGSDILTGGLLFLRVHHCGLRMFKLVLLFLALSGLQALPLGDPRSLQETSSTYQLPDGFRQGTEHSDIGEPVPDSFRQGTEPSRRFLVDLNTGLVREYISEMDRRVVPVDVPAQKNGGGWVRVEDPSAPYLPDGFRQGTEPMRSIPDGFRQGTEPMRSIPDGFRQGTEPMGSIPDGFRQGTEPFITIPEGFRQGTERSTPGLQTKTLACKGEVINGKCYEFNPTPLAFQDAQALCRALAPNAELASVTTSDLHSRLVSLVTKGGENNPVLTWLGGTVENQQASWVDGSEWSYSDWMPGHPNIHTEKPVCVEMFKIDESWWTAADCELKRASICSYQITA
- the LOC126402052 gene encoding uncharacterized protein LOC126402052 isoform X2, producing MTGSDILTGGLLFLRVHHCGLRMFKLVLLFLALSGLQALPLGDPRSLQETSSTYQLPDGFRQGTEHSDIGEPVPDSFRQGTEPSRRFLVDLNTGLVREYISEMDRRVVPVDVPAQKNGGGWVRVEDPSAPYLPDGFRQGTEPMRSIPDGFRQGTEPMRSIPDGFRQGTEPMGSIPDSFEQGSEPMRFVPDGFRQGTEPMISIQDGFRQGTEPVMSASDGLRLVAEPIVAIPAGFRQGTEPMRFVPAGFRQGTEPLRSIPDGFRQGTEPMRSIPDGFRQGTEPFRSIPDGFRQGTEPMRSIPDGFRQGTEPMRSIPDGFRQGTEPFRSIPDGFRQGTEPFITIPEGFRQGTERSTPGLQTKTLACKGEVINGKCYEFNPTPLAFQDAQALCRALAPNAELASVTTSDLHSRLVSLVTKGGENNPVLTWLGGTVENQQASWVDGSEWSYSDWMPGHPNIHTEKPVCVEMFKIDESWWTAADCELKRASICSYQITA
- the LOC126402052 gene encoding uncharacterized protein LOC126402052 isoform X1 → MTGSDILTGGLLFLRVHHCGLRMFKLVLLFLALSGLQALPLGDPRSLQETSSTYQLPDGFRQGTEHSDIGEPVPDSFRQGTEPSRRFLVDLNTGLVREYISEMDRRVVPVDVPAQKNGGGWVRVEDPSAPYLPDGFRQGTEPMRSIPDGFRQGTEPMRSIPDGFRQGTEPMGSIPDSFEQGSEPMRFVPDGFRQGTEPMRFVPDGFRQGTEPMISIQDGFRQGTEPVMSASDGLRLVAEPIVAIPAGFRQGTEPMRFVPAGFRQGTEPLRSIPDGFRQGTEPMRSIPDGFRQGTEPFRSIPDGFRQGTEPMRSIPDGFRQGTEPMRSIPDGFRQGTEPFRSIPDGFRQGTEPFITIPEGFRQGTERSTPGLQTKTLACKGEVINGKCYEFNPTPLAFQDAQALCRALAPNAELASVTTSDLHSRLVSLVTKGGENNPVLTWLGGTVENQQASWVDGSEWSYSDWMPGHPNIHTEKPVCVEMFKIDESWWTAADCELKRASICSYQITA
- the LOC126402052 gene encoding uncharacterized protein LOC126402052 isoform X16, producing the protein MTGSDILTGGLLFLRVHHCGLRMFKLVLLFLALSGLQALPLGDPRSLQETSSTYQLPDGFRQGTEHSDIGEPVPDSFRQGTEPSRRFLVDLNTGLVREYISEMDRRVVPVDVPAQKNGGGWVRVEDPSAPYLPDGFRQGTEPMRSIPDGFRQGTEPMRSIPDGFRQGTEPFRSIPDGFRQGTEPMRSIPDGFRQGTEPMRSIPDGFRQGTEPFRSIPDGFRQGTEPFITIPEGFRQGTERSTPGLQTKTLACKGEVINGKCYEFNPTPLAFQDAQALCRALAPNAELASVTTSDLHSRLVSLVTKGGENNPVLTWLGGTVENQQASWVDGSEWSYSDWMPGHPNIHTEKPVCVEMFKIDESWWTAADCELKRASICSYQITA
- the LOC126402052 gene encoding uncharacterized protein LOC126402052 isoform X8, which encodes MTGSDILTGGLLFLRVHHCGLRMFKLVLLFLALSGLQALPLGDPRSLQETSSTYQLPDGFRQGTEHSDIGEPVPDSFRQGTEPSRRFLVDLNTGLVREYISEMDRRVVPVDVPAQKNGGGWVRVEDPSAPYLPDGFRQGTEPMRSIPDGFRQGTEPMGSIPDSFEQGSEPMRFVPDGFRQGTEPMISIQDGFRQGTEPVMSASDGLRLVAEPIVAIPAGFRQGTEPMRFVPAGFRQGTEPLRSIPDGFRQGTEPMRSIPDGFRQGTEPFRSIPDGFRQGTEPMRSIPDGFRQGTEPMRSIPDGFRQGTEPFRSIPDGFRQGTEPFITIPEGFRQGTERSTPGLQTKTLACKGEVINGKCYEFNPTPLAFQDAQALCRALAPNAELASVTTSDLHSRLVSLVTKGGENNPVLTWLGGTVENQQASWVDGSEWSYSDWMPGHPNIHTEKPVCVEMFKIDESWWTAADCELKRASICSYQITA
- the LOC126402052 gene encoding uncharacterized protein LOC126402052 isoform X19; this encodes MTGSDILTGGLLFLRVHHCGLRMFKLVLLFLALSGLQALPLGDPRSLQETSSTYQLPDGFRQGTEHSDIGEPVPDSFRQGTEPSRRFLVDLNTGLVREYISEMDRRVVPVDVPAQKNGGGWVRVEDPSAPYLPDGFRQGTEPMRSIPDGFRQGTEPMRSIPDGFRQGTEPMRSIPDGFRQGTEPMRSIPDGFRQGTEPFRSIPDGFRQGTEPFITIPEGFRQGTERSTPGLQTKTLACKGEVINGKCYEFNPTPLAFQDAQALCRALAPNAELASVTTSDLHSRLVSLVTKGGENNPVLTWLGGTVENQQASWVDGSEWSYSDWMPGHPNIHTEKPVCVEMFKIDESWWTAADCELKRASICSYQITA
- the LOC126402052 gene encoding uncharacterized protein LOC126402052 isoform X5, which encodes MTGSDILTGGLLFLRVHHCGLRMFKLVLLFLALSGLQALPLGDPRSLQETSSTYQLPDGFRQGTEHSDIGEPVPDSFRQGTEPSRRFLVDLNTGLVREYISEMDRRVVPVDVPAQKNGGGWVRVEDPSAPYLPDGFRQGTEPMRSIPDGFRQGTEPMGSIPDSFEQGSEPMRFVPDGFRQGTEPMRFVPDGFRQGTEPMISIQDGFRQGTEPVMSASDGLRLVAEPIVAIPAGFRQGTEPMRFVPAGFRQGTEPLRSIPDGFRQGTEPMRSIPDGFRQGTEPFRSIPDGFRQGTEPMRSIPDGFRQGTEPMRSIPDGFRQGTEPFRSIPDGFRQGTEPFITIPEGFRQGTERSTPGLQTKTLACKGEVINGKCYEFNPTPLAFQDAQALCRALAPNAELASVTTSDLHSRLVSLVTKGGENNPVLTWLGGTVENQQASWVDGSEWSYSDWMPGHPNIHTEKPVCVEMFKIDESWWTAADCELKRASICSYQITA
- the LOC126402052 gene encoding uncharacterized protein LOC126402052 isoform X11, translated to MTGSDILTGGLLFLRVHHCGLRMFKLVLLFLALSGLQALPLGDPRSLQETSSTYQLPDGFRQGTEHSDIGEPVPDSFRQGTEPSRRFLVDLNTGLVREYISEMDRRVVPVDVPAQKNGGGWVRVEDPSAPYLPDGFRQGTEPMRSIPDGFRQGTEPMRSIPDGFRQGTEPMGSIPDSFEQGSEPMRFVPDGFRQGTEPMRSIPDGFRQGTEPMRSIPDGFRQGTEPFRSIPDGFRQGTEPMRSIPDGFRQGTEPMRSIPDGFRQGTEPFRSIPDGFRQGTEPFITIPEGFRQGTERSTPGLQTKTLACKGEVINGKCYEFNPTPLAFQDAQALCRALAPNAELASVTTSDLHSRLVSLVTKGGENNPVLTWLGGTVENQQASWVDGSEWSYSDWMPGHPNIHTEKPVCVEMFKIDESWWTAADCELKRASICSYQITA
- the LOC126402052 gene encoding uncharacterized protein LOC126402052 isoform X9; protein product: MTGSDILTGGLLFLRVHHCGLRMFKLVLLFLALSGLQALPLGDPRSLQETSSTYQLPDGFRQGTEHSDIGEPVPDSFRQGTEPSRRFLVDLNTGLVREYISEMDRRVVPVDVPAQKNGGGWVRVEDPSAPYLPDGFRQGTEPMRSIPDGFRQGTEPMRSIPDGFRQGTEPMGSIPDSFEQGSEPMRFVPDGFRQGTEPMRFVPDGFRQGTEPMISIQDGFRQGTEPVMSASDGLRLVAEPIVAIPAGFRQGTEPMRFVPAGFRQGTEPLRSIPDGFRQGTEPMRSIPDGFRQGTEPFRSIPDGFRQGTEPFITIPEGFRQGTERSTPGLQTKTLACKGEVINGKCYEFNPTPLAFQDAQALCRALAPNAELASVTTSDLHSRLVSLVTKGGENNPVLTWLGGTVENQQASWVDGSEWSYSDWMPGHPNIHTEKPVCVEMFKIDESWWTAADCELKRASICSYQITA
- the LOC126402052 gene encoding uncharacterized protein LOC126402052 isoform X17 produces the protein MTGSDILTGGLLFLRVHHCGLRMFKLVLLFLALSGLQALPLGDPRSLQETSSTYQLPDGFRQGTEHSDIGEPVPDSFRQGTEPSRRFLVDLNTGLVREYISEMDRRVVPVDVPAQKNGGGWVRVEDPSAPYLPDGFRQGTEPMRSIPDGFRQGTEPMRSIPDGFRQGTEPMGSIPDGFRQGTEPMRSIPDGFRQGTEPFRSIPDGFRQGTEPFITIPEGFRQGTERSTPGLQTKTLACKGEVINGKCYEFNPTPLAFQDAQALCRALAPNAELASVTTSDLHSRLVSLVTKGGENNPVLTWLGGTVENQQASWVDGSEWSYSDWMPGHPNIHTEKPVCVEMFKIDESWWTAADCELKRASICSYQITA
- the LOC126402052 gene encoding uncharacterized protein LOC126402052 isoform X10, translating into MTGSDILTGGLLFLRVHHCGLRMFKLVLLFLALSGLQALPLGDPRSLQETSSTYQLPDGFRQGTEHSDIGEPVPDSFRQGTEPSRRFLVDLNTGLVREYISEMDRRVVPVDVPAQKNGGGWVRVEDPSAPYLPDGFRQGTEPMRSIPDGFRQGTEPMRSIPDGFRQGTEPMGSIPDSFEQGSEPMRFVPDGFRQGTEPMRFVPDGFRQGTEPMISIQDGFRQGTEPVMSASDGLRLVAEPIVAIPAGFRQGTEPMRSIPDGFRQGTEPMRSIPDGFRQGTEPFRSIPDGFRQGTEPFITIPEGFRQGTERSTPGLQTKTLACKGEVINGKCYEFNPTPLAFQDAQALCRALAPNAELASVTTSDLHSRLVSLVTKGGENNPVLTWLGGTVENQQASWVDGSEWSYSDWMPGHPNIHTEKPVCVEMFKIDESWWTAADCELKRASICSYQITA
- the LOC126402052 gene encoding uncharacterized protein LOC126402052 isoform X23 — encoded protein: MTGSDILTGGLLFLRVHHCGLRMFKLVLLFLALSGLQALPLGDPRSLQETSSTYQLPDGFRQGTEHSDIGEPVPDSFRQGTEPSRRFLVDLNTGLVREYISEMDRRVVPVDVPAQKNGGGWVRVEDPSAPYLPDGFRQGTEPMRSIPDGFRQGTEPMRSIPDGFRQGTEPMRSIPDGFRQGTEPFRSIPDGFRQGTEPFITIPEGFRQGTERSTPGLQTKTLACKGEVINGKCYEFNPTPLAFQDAQALCRALAPNAELASVTTSDLHSRLVSLVTKGGENNPVLTWLGGTVENQQASWVDGSEWSYSDWMPGHPNIHTEKPVCVEMFKIDESWWTAADCELKRASICSYQITA
- the LOC126402052 gene encoding uncharacterized protein LOC126402052 isoform X3, with amino-acid sequence MTGSDILTGGLLFLRVHHCGLRMFKLVLLFLALSGLQALPLGDPRSLQETSSTYQLPDGFRQGTEHSDIGEPVPDSFRQGTEPSRRFLVDLNTGLVREYISEMDRRVVPVDVPAQKNGGGWVRVEDPSAPYLPDGFRQGTEPMRSIPDGFRQGTEPMRSIPDGFRQGTEPMGSIPDSFEQGSEPMRFVPDGFRQGTEPMRFVPDGFRQGTEPMISIQDGFRQGTEPVMSASDGLRLVAEPIVAIPAGFRQGTEPMRSIPDGFRQGTEPMRSIPDGFRQGTEPFRSIPDGFRQGTEPMRSIPDGFRQGTEPMRSIPDGFRQGTEPFRSIPDGFRQGTEPFITIPEGFRQGTERSTPGLQTKTLACKGEVINGKCYEFNPTPLAFQDAQALCRALAPNAELASVTTSDLHSRLVSLVTKGGENNPVLTWLGGTVENQQASWVDGSEWSYSDWMPGHPNIHTEKPVCVEMFKIDESWWTAADCELKRASICSYQITA
- the LOC126402052 gene encoding uncharacterized protein LOC126402052 isoform X14, with the protein product MTGSDILTGGLLFLRVHHCGLRMFKLVLLFLALSGLQALPLGDPRSLQETSSTYQLPDGFRQGTEHSDIGEPVPDSFRQGTEPSRRFLVDLNTGLVREYISEMDRRVVPVDVPAQKNGGGWVRVEDPSAPYLPDGFRQGTEPMRSIPDGFRQGTEPMRSIPDGFRQGTEPMRSIPDGFRQGTEPFRSIPDGFRQGTEPMRSIPDGFRQGTEPMRSIPDGFRQGTEPFRSIPDGFRQGTEPFITIPEGFRQGTERSTPGLQTKTLACKGEVINGKCYEFNPTPLAFQDAQALCRALAPNAELASVTTSDLHSRLVSLVTKGGENNPVLTWLGGTVENQQASWVDGSEWSYSDWMPGHPNIHTEKPVCVEMFKIDESWWTAADCELKRASICSYQITA